One part of the Clostridium thermosuccinogenes genome encodes these proteins:
- a CDS encoding asparagine synthase-related protein, translating to MSAIWGVIYRNGKRVSEEAKRSLVDRLSLYKVDSINTWEKGSIYLGCGLQYITQESLQVILPFYDRDKGLAITADAIIDNRSELFKQLKIPKEAQPCITDSELILLSYEKWGADCPRYLIGDFSFVIWDEKKDELFCVRDHVGKRTFYYYCDDNTFAFGTLIKPIFDLVGKKPDLNDKWIADFLVLKGPVLSVEYAESPYEGIYQLEPGHSLTVDKKGRTKRRYWDPLKEVKPLKLKSDEEYIEEFKKVFFEAVRCRLRSISDVGIMMSGGLDSGSIACVAAQELSGEGKRLRAFSSIPMEGYEFNDKKYRHFIPDEREYIRTIGEKYDNVDIEYCRNEGKDSVKDMDKYIDILEQPYKTIENSFWVFSMAEKAAKKGCRVLLSGQSGNTTISFGDFDVHIKTLFGKGKLIKMKREIDSLAKLYNLPKKRVIMEVIRVLLPYGLRKVVSNRVRKNIKDYEAFPVNPELVEKWNVKKRLEKKGYNLKPEKFYNLKDIHKYIVDNVSFSQVAIPETKASLAYGIVERDPSRDKRVIEFCLSLPSDQFVRNGVERRLIREAMKGILPEKIRSNCTKRGLQAADWIQRLKPSWQDICVDIERALENEHIKRYIDTSRLEKELELLKYGPDEDKGRWIKMLLIALVLSKFLEKHYSADTIRI from the coding sequence GTGAGCGCCATATGGGGAGTAATATACAGGAATGGAAAAAGGGTTTCGGAAGAAGCAAAAAGATCTTTAGTTGATAGGTTGAGCTTATATAAGGTTGATTCAATAAATACCTGGGAGAAAGGCAGCATATATCTTGGCTGCGGACTTCAGTACATAACTCAGGAATCGCTGCAGGTAATTCTACCCTTTTATGATCGGGACAAGGGACTGGCTATTACTGCAGATGCGATCATAGACAACAGGAGTGAGCTTTTCAAACAGTTGAAAATTCCGAAGGAAGCCCAGCCCTGCATTACCGACAGCGAGCTGATACTTTTGTCCTATGAAAAATGGGGTGCTGACTGCCCCAGGTATTTGATCGGCGATTTTTCCTTTGTCATATGGGATGAGAAGAAGGACGAATTGTTTTGTGTCAGGGATCATGTGGGCAAGAGAACGTTTTACTACTACTGTGATGATAACACTTTTGCCTTCGGCACCCTTATAAAGCCTATATTTGACTTGGTTGGAAAAAAGCCGGATTTGAATGACAAATGGATTGCTGACTTTCTGGTGTTGAAAGGGCCTGTACTAAGTGTTGAATACGCTGAGAGCCCATATGAGGGTATATATCAGCTGGAGCCTGGCCATTCCTTGACAGTGGATAAAAAAGGCCGGACCAAAAGGAGATATTGGGACCCCTTAAAAGAGGTTAAACCCTTAAAATTAAAATCTGATGAAGAATATATAGAGGAGTTTAAAAAAGTTTTTTTTGAAGCAGTTCGCTGCCGTCTAAGAAGCATTTCCGATGTTGGGATTATGATGAGCGGAGGGCTGGATTCGGGGTCGATAGCGTGCGTTGCAGCGCAAGAGCTGTCGGGTGAAGGAAAAAGGCTTAGGGCATTCAGCTCAATCCCCATGGAAGGGTATGAATTTAATGATAAGAAGTACCGGCATTTCATCCCCGACGAGAGGGAGTACATAAGGACTATTGGAGAAAAATACGACAACGTGGATATTGAGTACTGCAGAAATGAGGGGAAAGATTCCGTAAAAGATATGGATAAATATATTGACATTTTAGAGCAGCCCTATAAAACCATCGAAAACTCCTTTTGGGTTTTTTCTATGGCAGAAAAAGCTGCTAAAAAAGGATGCCGGGTTTTGCTCTCAGGCCAGTCCGGGAACACTACAATATCCTTTGGAGATTTTGATGTGCATATTAAAACACTGTTTGGCAAAGGCAAATTAATAAAAATGAAAAGGGAAATAGACAGCCTGGCCAAGTTGTATAACCTCCCCAAAAAACGCGTTATAATGGAAGTTATCAGGGTGTTGCTGCCCTATGGCCTAAGAAAAGTCGTAAGCAATCGGGTACGAAAAAATATCAAAGATTATGAAGCATTCCCGGTGAACCCTGAGCTGGTGGAAAAATGGAATGTCAAAAAACGACTGGAGAAAAAGGGGTATAACCTAAAGCCGGAAAAGTTCTATAATTTGAAAGACATACATAAGTATATTGTTGATAATGTTTCCTTCTCTCAGGTAGCCATACCTGAAACAAAAGCTTCCCTGGCTTATGGAATAGTAGAGAGGGATCCTTCCAGGGATAAGAGGGTAATAGAATTCTGCCTCAGTCTTCCCAGCGATCAGTTTGTGAGAAATGGAGTGGAAAGACGGTTGATCCGGGAAGCGATGAAAGGCATACTGCCGGAAAAAATAAGGAGCAATTGTACCAAAAGAGGATTGCAGGCTGCGGATTGGATACAGAGACTTAAACCGTCATGGCAGGATATATGTGTTGATATCGAACGAGCTCTGGAAAATGAGCATATCAAGAGATATATTGACACCAGTAGGCTGGAAAAAGAACTGGAGTTATTGAAATACGGCCCGGACGAGGATAAAGGACGGTGGATAAAGATGCTTTTGATTGCCCTTGTACTGTCGAAGTTTCTTGAAAAGCACTATTCCGCAGATACCATACGGATTTGA
- a CDS encoding ABC transporter ATP-binding protein, producing the protein MKKPIGTFRWILTQSRGYLKYTFILMLIGGLLSILGVYRAIASKKLVDTAILGSKPQTTTLLILLAILIIAEICLSSTNSILSARCRSKLSASIQKRIYDHILNCQWMELSGYHSSSLSTRLCNDADAVANAVTNTMPHLFTLIVLLASSFTALLYLEPAVALAAIIISPVCIFFSKLYGSKLKGVYKDSQEADALCRSFLQESVQNILILKTFCLERENYAGLSRLQDKKISLAVKKGYINTLSNTVIRLGSWSTFFIIFCWGANNLSGGVAAFGTLTALLQLISGIQAPFYGLASSVPELVASVGSAERLMELTSIPKEVEDNTDMESCCPIPDNSLLDIEFRNVCFSYKKNESLLKNLSFTVKAGEIVGLIGASGEGKTTIVRLLLALVTPDKGHIFIKYKGRKYQVSPSSRRFISYVPQGNTLFSGTVKSNLLHGNLTASDWDIHEAAVSSCSADFIEQLKDKYETVIGEKGSGLSEGQAQRLAIARAFLRKKPILVLDEATSSLNTETEAKILRSIRDLKHKPTCIIITHRPSALALCNRIFKLEKGMLYEIYSDNSMPETVEERYASSCI; encoded by the coding sequence TTGAAAAAACCGATCGGCACCTTTAGGTGGATATTGACACAGAGCAGGGGATATCTCAAATATACTTTTATTTTAATGCTGATAGGCGGCTTACTGTCGATATTGGGCGTTTACAGGGCAATTGCATCAAAGAAGCTGGTTGACACCGCCATCTTAGGCAGCAAACCTCAAACAACCACACTGCTGATACTTCTCGCAATCCTGATCATTGCGGAGATATGCTTAAGCTCCACTAACTCCATCCTGTCGGCAAGATGCCGGTCAAAGCTGAGCGCCAGTATTCAAAAAAGAATTTACGACCATATATTGAACTGCCAGTGGATGGAGCTGTCCGGATATCACAGCAGCAGCCTGTCGACCCGCCTCTGCAATGATGCGGATGCAGTCGCCAACGCAGTAACAAATACCATGCCACACCTTTTTACATTAATCGTACTGCTGGCATCCTCCTTTACAGCCCTTTTATACTTGGAGCCTGCAGTAGCCTTGGCTGCTATAATCATTTCCCCGGTTTGCATATTTTTCAGCAAGCTCTATGGAAGCAAACTGAAAGGTGTTTATAAGGATTCCCAGGAAGCCGATGCCCTATGTCGTTCCTTCCTGCAGGAGTCCGTGCAGAACATTCTCATATTGAAAACCTTTTGTCTGGAAAGGGAGAATTATGCCGGTTTGTCCCGGCTCCAGGACAAAAAAATCAGCCTGGCTGTAAAGAAAGGATATATAAATACCCTATCCAACACGGTGATACGCTTAGGATCATGGTCGACTTTCTTTATCATATTCTGCTGGGGGGCTAATAACCTTTCCGGTGGGGTAGCCGCTTTTGGCACATTAACAGCTCTGCTTCAGCTGATATCCGGCATACAAGCACCTTTTTATGGCCTTGCTTCGTCCGTTCCGGAGCTGGTGGCATCGGTCGGGTCTGCCGAAAGGCTTATGGAATTGACAAGCATACCTAAAGAGGTGGAGGACAACACTGATATGGAATCCTGCTGCCCTATCCCGGACAATTCCCTCCTGGACATAGAATTCAGAAATGTGTGCTTTTCATACAAAAAGAATGAATCCTTGCTGAAAAATCTGTCCTTTACGGTAAAAGCCGGGGAAATCGTAGGGCTTATCGGAGCCTCCGGCGAAGGCAAAACTACTATAGTTCGGCTGTTGCTTGCACTAGTCACTCCTGATAAAGGACATATATTCATAAAATACAAAGGCCGAAAATACCAGGTCAGTCCGTCCAGCCGCAGGTTTATTTCCTATGTCCCCCAGGGCAACACCCTCTTTTCCGGCACCGTCAAGAGCAACCTGCTCCATGGGAACTTGACGGCTTCGGATTGGGATATCCATGAAGCTGCCGTATCCTCCTGCTCCGCAGATTTCATAGAGCAGCTTAAGGATAAGTATGAGACAGTTATAGGAGAAAAGGGATCAGGGCTGTCGGAAGGCCAGGCCCAAAGACTGGCTATCGCCAGAGCTTTTTTAAGGAAAAAACCCATACTGGTTCTGGATGAAGCCACCTCTTCCCTGAATACTGAAACAGAAGCCAAAATACTAAGATCAATACGGGATTTAAAGCATAAACCCACTTGCATAATAATTACCCACAGGCCTTCGGCCCTCGCCCTATGCAATAGGATCTTCAAGCTGGAGAAAGGTATGCTGTATGAAATATACTCAGATAACAGCATGCCGGAAACTGTTGAGGAAAGATATGCATCTTCATGCATTTAA